In Oryzias latipes chromosome 19, ASM223467v1, the genomic stretch catgaaaattaaaataaacaagcactaaaataaataaataacaataaaaatagagcCCCCCTCCCTGTACCTACACAACCGCCCACTTCTTTCAcatctcccaccccctaactaaTGGGGAAAGATAATGAGAAATGACAAATAAGAAATAGGCTGGGCACAAAAACAAGATGTCAGAAACCCTAATAATTGGAGCCTCCCCctctgtgaacagccgcataaccagccaaatgcagcatcacaggcggggaccgctccaccacagctaagcagtgatgcaggtccccatccagagctgcagtggctgaacagcagccgacccagagggagaggatccAGCTGAGGAGGCAtcggaaaataaaaaaataaaataaaaaaggagactgaaaagtaaacattgaaaaactgaaaatcaacaaataaagacaactaatttatatttattaaagtaaaattttttgATAATTAAGATAACCATAGGATGACTTCTTTGACTGACAGGCTTTTTGACTGACAGACACAGTAGTTATTGTAAATTTTCAATACATCAAAACAGTTTACACCCCACTAAAGCCATCGTATCCCATCAGCCCATTGCTTGAGTTTATTCATGAGTAGCTTCAAATTCACAGTAAGTTAATTATGACCCCAGTGTGTAGTACAAAGAGCCTACCTCCGTATGCAAGGCTATTACTACCACCTGATTGCTAACGCAAAACAAACCCAAATGAAAAAcctaaatgaacatttaaaaagggaGCTGGTAAACACATCAGCTCTCTTTAAACTCATTGGATCAGAATTTTGACAGTCAGCAAAACAATGATCAGGGTGAAGACAGATGTCATCTATCCTGGAGCACTGCTGCTCTGGATCCTTCCTGTAAAAGGGAAACAGGACAACAAAGAAGTTTAGTCAAGCTCCTCCTTATCTACGATAGTAAGGTGATCAAGGTGTTCTACCTAAGCTACGTGGCTTCAGATGAAGTGGTCCAACTGAGATGGCTGAAGAGTCATGATAGGACAAGTCCCTCCTGAAACGCGTGGGGTGACCAGGATAACAATGCTGCAGGAAGAAAGTGTTTAGTTTCTCAGCAGCAGAATGCATACCGTCTCTCTTTGACAGGTTTTACTTACAGCTGTGCAGTTGTTGTGTCTCAACAGACACAAGTGGACATTACAGTGAATGAAAATGGATGAGAAGTTGGTAAACGTGAACATACTGAAGGAGAAACGAGCCACAGTGGAGATGCCATTCTGTACCAGCTCAACTGTACCGTCATCTGGATTAGGACATCTGTTAGATGAAACAGTTATAGAAGGGTCCAGAGCTATGAAGATTAGATGTTAGGAACTTGTGAACATAGAAGAGATCTTACTCATTAGTAATGAGATCCCAGCAGACAGAGTAGTCTCCAGTGTTGACTGGTGTCGCCCAACATGAGTCAAGAATGGTGGCAAGTTGGTGTTGATCCACCCCTTCAGTCTGCACCTCCACATAAAgcttctcatctacttctatgTCTGTTTCACTTGTAAAGGGAAAGTGAAAGTCTGGATCCATATAGGAGGTCATCCTTATGTTATAAGAACTACTGCCAGCTGGAAGCTTCTTCTTCAATAGACTGTAAAAGAGACAATTAAGATCTTTGGAGTGATTAGGGAAACTCAATGgtcaaaaacatatttctttttttaggcaAGACATGCATTTTTATTACACATTTATAGGAAAACTGAGTGGTCCTCAATAGAATTAAAGTTCAAATTATTACAAAGCACAAAGAGAAAAACGGCTGTGGGTCAGAGTGCAGGTGACAGGCGCTGAATGGACCACTGGTGTTGGTGATGATGCTGCAGAGTTCAGAGTATTCTTGTGAAAAACGACAGTGTCcatcttcatttatttcatCAGTGGATCCACATCTGGAGAAAAATTACAGATGTATAGTCTGATCCAGCACCAATAAAACACTGTATGATGGTATGATGCTTGTGCTCAGAAGCTCACCCTGGCTGACTGGTTGGTGACGTCCAGCTGTGTCCAAACTCAGTGTCATTTTGGGCGAGTGTGCCACTCGGTTTCACTTTATCATCTGAAGGATCTCCGTTGAAGTTCCCACACATCCCACTGACTTTGTTCTGATAGTGCTGActcattctgaccaatagagtACTCTGGCCATCAAATTGGACAATAACCTCAGCTGGATTAAAGACTACAAAGCCTCCCTGTGTTGACACTTGAGCTATGGCTCCTACAGTTGTGAGAAGAGACACATCAGAT encodes the following:
- the LOC101168091 gene encoding uromodulin-like, yielding MTSYMDPDFHFPFTSETDIEVDEKLYVEVQTEGVDQHQLATILDSCWATPVNTGDYSVCWDLITNECPNPDDGTVELVQNGISTVARFSFSMFTFTNFSSIFIHCNVHLCLLRHNNCTAHCYPGHPTRFRRDLSYHDSSAISVGPLHLKPRSLGRIQSSSAPG